Proteins encoded by one window of Halobaculum halobium:
- the artA gene encoding archaeosortase A, whose product MASIYTDLLGWVVIATFLAGAGAEYVRRNRGGDTGALATLRRRLDAFDTPPERTLATAGWVLFAAFWLALFPHFAFTQKSYVEGVLSLFAVPASLYAGWLLWNGRDSLLVLSRAVAAMGIVYFPFESIEPLKRTLILVVTGQTGWAMAQLGYEPTLVEGPILGYQNAYRFVTADGHGLLFEIVLACTGLGSMAIFAGLIAAVRAPLGRKLRALAVSIPIIWGLNIARTTFIGITFGNQYLQLFVDEVLFLFGSSDPYMVSFFLSDRVISQVLAVVALVGVTYLVVRELPELVTVIEDVLYMVTKEEYDLLESLDLPREPVRTDGGRSDSDEL is encoded by the coding sequence ATGGCGAGCATCTACACCGACCTGCTCGGGTGGGTGGTGATCGCGACGTTCCTCGCCGGTGCGGGCGCCGAGTACGTCCGTCGCAACCGCGGCGGCGACACGGGCGCGCTCGCGACCCTCCGGCGTCGCCTCGATGCGTTCGACACGCCCCCCGAGCGGACGCTCGCAACCGCCGGCTGGGTGCTGTTCGCCGCCTTCTGGCTGGCGCTGTTCCCGCACTTCGCGTTCACGCAGAAGAGCTACGTCGAGGGCGTGCTCTCCCTGTTCGCCGTCCCCGCGAGTCTGTACGCCGGGTGGCTGCTGTGGAACGGTCGCGACTCGCTGCTTGTGCTCTCGCGGGCGGTCGCCGCGATGGGGATCGTCTACTTCCCGTTCGAGTCGATCGAGCCGCTCAAGCGCACCCTCATCCTCGTCGTCACCGGGCAAACCGGCTGGGCGATGGCGCAGCTCGGCTACGAACCCACGCTGGTCGAGGGACCGATCCTCGGCTATCAGAACGCCTATCGGTTCGTCACCGCCGACGGCCACGGTCTCCTGTTCGAGATCGTCCTCGCGTGCACCGGCTTGGGGAGCATGGCCATCTTCGCGGGACTCATCGCCGCGGTGCGTGCCCCCCTCGGTCGGAAGCTCCGCGCGTTAGCCGTCTCGATCCCGATCATTTGGGGGTTGAACATCGCCCGAACCACGTTCATCGGGATCACCTTCGGCAACCAGTACCTCCAACTGTTCGTCGACGAGGTGCTGTTCCTGTTCGGCTCCTCGGACCCGTACATGGTGTCGTTCTTCCTCTCGGACCGGGTCATCTCGCAGGTGCTCGCGGTCGTCGCGCTCGTGGGCGTCACCTACCTCGTCGTCCGCGAGCTGCCCGAGCTCGTCACCGTGATCGAGGACGTGCTGTACATGGTCACTAAAGAGGAGTACGACCTGCTGGAGTCGCTGGACCTCCCGCGGGAGCCGGTTCGGACCGACGGCGGGCGCAGTGACTCCGACGAACTGTAA
- a CDS encoding CoA transferase, with product MGSLDDLTVLDLTRVLGGPYCTMLLADMGADVLKVEPPGGDWVRRTPPFLDSEEEPYGGYFQSVNRGKSSIELDLTDSDDREDFLTLVDRADVLVENYRAGTMEGFDLSYERLHERNPGLVYAAIRGFGDPRTGSTPEQARPAYDLIVQAMAGVMQINGQSDDPPTKVGVGIGDLFTGVLSAVGIFAAIHHRDRTGEGQFVDTSMYDAMLSMCERTVYQYSYTGEVPGRVGNAHPVLFPYDAFEAHDGLVVIAAIGPSQWDALCRAIDRPDLTEYREQSVRLANRERLRAEIAAWTRERTVEEVLDVLDTVVPCAPVQDVADVFEGGIADRRDMLVDLPHPGSGERATVAGSPIKMTATPAHPRGRAPLLDEHREAVVAKERTTVDANPDTRAESDGSGNPDAGAASADGESAITDDTGSGSVT from the coding sequence ATGGGTTCCCTCGACGACCTCACGGTGCTCGATCTCACACGCGTTCTTGGGGGGCCGTACTGTACGATGCTGCTCGCGGACATGGGGGCGGACGTGTTGAAAGTCGAGCCACCCGGCGGAGACTGGGTCCGCCGCACGCCGCCGTTCCTCGACAGCGAGGAAGAGCCGTACGGCGGCTACTTCCAGAGCGTCAACCGCGGGAAATCGAGCATCGAGCTCGATCTGACGGACTCCGACGACCGCGAAGACTTCCTCACGCTCGTCGACCGCGCGGACGTGCTCGTCGAGAACTACCGCGCGGGGACGATGGAGGGGTTCGACCTCTCGTACGAGCGCCTCCACGAGCGCAACCCGGGGCTCGTGTACGCGGCCATCCGGGGGTTCGGCGACCCTCGAACCGGCTCGACCCCCGAACAGGCTCGCCCGGCGTACGACCTGATCGTACAGGCGATGGCCGGCGTGATGCAGATCAACGGCCAGTCCGACGACCCACCGACGAAAGTGGGCGTCGGTATCGGCGATCTGTTCACCGGTGTCCTCAGCGCCGTGGGAATCTTTGCGGCGATCCACCATCGGGATCGCACCGGCGAGGGACAGTTCGTCGACACCTCGATGTACGACGCCATGCTGTCGATGTGCGAGCGCACCGTCTACCAGTACTCCTACACGGGCGAGGTTCCCGGCCGCGTCGGCAACGCCCATCCGGTTCTGTTTCCGTACGACGCCTTCGAGGCGCACGACGGACTCGTCGTCATCGCCGCAATCGGCCCGAGCCAATGGGACGCATTGTGTCGTGCTATCGACCGGCCGGACCTGACCGAGTACCGCGAGCAGTCGGTCCGACTCGCGAACCGCGAGCGGCTGCGCGCCGAGATCGCCGCGTGGACTCGCGAGCGGACCGTCGAGGAGGTTCTCGACGTGCTCGACACCGTCGTGCCGTGTGCCCCGGTGCAGGACGTGGCTGACGTGTTCGAGGGCGGAATCGCCGACCGCCGGGACATGCTCGTCGATCTCCCACATCCCGGGAGCGGCGAGCGCGCGACCGTCGCCGGCTCGCCGATCAAGATGACGGCGACCCCGGCGCACCCGCGGGGGCGCGCCCCACTGCTCGATGAACACCGGGAGGCGGTGGTAGCCAAAGAGCGTACGACTGTCGACGCGAATCCGGACACGCGCGCCGAATCCGACGGAT
- a CDS encoding BGTF surface domain-containing protein codes for MSSGDTVTVTVDNVENPSSGSSTDIEVDLNPQSNDNPSTVTTAFGSTTNPNDNAVVYDTEATNNVDLIYSGQEFNATELQADEEYELRSVDETSGNDITSSTFEDTYTSNGNGEIIGISTDGLETGDYYIDGPGVTATTNNTIEIVEQTFSTEFDADSVDNEGSTTVDLNVNSNRNNFDVIVESEDFDYDDPELEDIFGEGFTYNVDDDDEEFVLTGVSDDAATNFSDIDEGQYNFTFTVADTGVEDDASIDVNSVGAGEADLSQGTTSVQQGDYGTFTVTMNSAAEGGDATVLIGDEDADGYQANITVTDDDSDGEVTFAFNTYKAGNTSATDDQMVTLVGDSVGEDEISFDGQSSLNDILDTGDYIISVGTNDDPAEVLDSPDNVGTLVINERQTPEQQLWRTSTATLEDVETAAGDDDVDAASAITTAVENDQVTQTDTLALDPDGTNDDVMVHQLTAPGLSGLLGAAESGEVTSEFTAALDTSNTYGDANLSVVLEEENPGANQDPATLDLNASGLSDALTVIADGEGNYYVFVDYSSVEDTDYEDSDLTFEDGDDVTADISVQDTRLLDIDTDDVDGDEASEDYYQTASANFSVEEVEGSFNLNEDDLVAVTASEDAMVEGTTNVAPGTEFTVRVQSTGDTEPRFFETQTVTVQADGSFNATFDLSDQSAGDEFTASVRQAGFSLSEDGVVVESVSTATPTATATATATEGDDATETATATATATATATATEADDSTPTETATETSTSTPGFGAVLAVIALIGAALLAVRRDN; via the coding sequence TTGTCCTCCGGTGACACGGTGACGGTTACCGTTGATAACGTCGAGAACCCGTCGAGCGGTAGCTCGACAGACATCGAGGTTGACCTGAACCCGCAGTCGAACGACAATCCGTCAACGGTGACGACGGCGTTCGGCAGCACGACTAACCCGAACGACAACGCTGTTGTCTACGATACAGAGGCGACCAACAACGTCGACCTCATCTACTCGGGTCAGGAGTTCAACGCGACTGAACTTCAGGCTGACGAGGAATACGAACTCCGTTCGGTCGACGAGACCAGCGGCAACGACATCACTTCGAGCACCTTCGAAGACACTTACACCTCGAACGGTAACGGAGAAATCATCGGTATCAGCACTGATGGTCTGGAGACCGGTGACTACTACATCGATGGTCCGGGCGTCACGGCGACGACCAACAACACCATCGAGATCGTTGAGCAGACGTTCTCGACTGAGTTCGACGCGGACTCTGTCGATAACGAGGGGTCGACCACGGTCGACCTGAACGTCAACTCCAACCGCAACAACTTCGACGTCATCGTCGAGTCGGAAGACTTCGACTACGACGACCCGGAGCTCGAAGACATCTTCGGCGAGGGCTTCACCTACAACGTCGATGACGACGATGAGGAGTTCGTTCTGACCGGTGTTTCGGATGACGCCGCGACGAACTTCTCGGACATCGACGAGGGTCAGTACAACTTCACCTTCACGGTCGCAGACACTGGCGTTGAGGACGACGCGTCCATCGACGTCAACAGTGTCGGCGCGGGTGAGGCTGACCTCTCGCAGGGTACCACGAGCGTCCAGCAGGGCGACTACGGTACCTTCACCGTCACGATGAACAGCGCCGCAGAGGGCGGCGACGCAACAGTGCTCATCGGTGACGAGGACGCGGACGGCTACCAAGCGAACATCACTGTCACTGACGACGACTCAGACGGTGAGGTTACCTTCGCCTTCAACACGTACAAGGCTGGTAACACGAGCGCTACCGACGACCAGATGGTCACGCTCGTTGGCGACAGTGTTGGCGAGGACGAGATCAGCTTCGACGGCCAGTCCAGCCTGAACGACATTCTGGACACGGGCGACTACATCATCTCCGTGGGGACGAACGACGACCCCGCTGAGGTGCTCGACAGCCCGGACAACGTCGGCACGCTCGTGATTAACGAGCGTCAGACGCCCGAGCAGCAGCTCTGGCGTACGAGCACGGCTACGCTCGAAGATGTTGAGACCGCCGCTGGCGACGACGACGTCGACGCCGCCTCGGCAATCACGACCGCAGTCGAGAACGACCAGGTGACCCAGACCGACACGCTCGCGCTCGACCCCGACGGGACGAACGACGACGTGATGGTCCACCAGCTCACCGCCCCCGGCCTGTCCGGTCTGCTGGGTGCGGCCGAGTCCGGTGAGGTCACCAGTGAGTTCACGGCTGCGCTCGACACGAGCAACACCTACGGCGACGCGAACCTGAGCGTCGTGCTCGAAGAGGAGAATCCCGGTGCAAACCAGGATCCCGCAACGCTCGACCTGAACGCTAGCGGCCTCTCCGACGCCCTGACCGTCATCGCTGACGGCGAGGGCAACTACTACGTCTTCGTCGACTACAGTTCGGTCGAAGACACTGACTACGAGGACTCGGACCTCACCTTCGAGGACGGTGACGATGTCACCGCCGACATCTCGGTGCAGGACACGCGCCTGCTCGACATCGACACGGACGATGTCGACGGTGACGAGGCCTCCGAAGACTACTACCAGACCGCCTCGGCGAACTTCTCCGTCGAGGAGGTCGAGGGGAGCTTCAACCTGAACGAGGACGACCTCGTTGCGGTCACGGCGTCCGAGGACGCCATGGTCGAGGGCACGACGAACGTCGCGCCCGGGACGGAGTTCACCGTGCGCGTCCAGTCGACGGGCGACACGGAGCCGCGGTTCTTCGAAACCCAGACTGTGACGGTTCAGGCTGACGGGAGCTTTAACGCGACCTTCGACCTGAGCGACCAGTCCGCAGGTGACGAGTTCACCGCAAGTGTCCGTCAGGCTGGCTTCTCGCTGAGCGAGGACGGTGTGGTTGTCGAGAGCGTCTCGACGGCAACGCCGACCGCCACCGCCACCGCCACCGCGACCGAGGGCGACGACGCCACGGAGACGGCAACCGCGACGGCAACCGCGACGGCGACTGCGACGGCCACCGAGGCTGACGACAGCACGCCGACCGAGACCGCGACGGAGACCTCCACGTCTACGCCCGGCTTCGGCGCTGTGCTGGCAGTCATCGCCCTCATCGGCGCTGCGCTGCTGGCAGTCCGCCGCGACAACTAA
- the dph5 gene encoding diphthine synthase — protein MLTFIGLGLWDERSVTVEGREALRTADRVFAEFYTSRLAGTTVEDLEAHHGIGVEVRDRAGVEQDPTPILDAAAEEDVAFCTAGDTMISTTHVDLRVRAAERGIDTRVIHGITAQSAASSLTGLQNYRFGKAVTLPFEYAHGADGTPKSVIDGIEANRERGLHTLVYLDIKVAGSSPAGPAEGEPDEYMTADHAAAALARDWDEDVVGVAVARAGSPEPVVAADTLAALGERDFGDPLHMLVIPGELHHLEAEALAELAGCPRDVLPGSE, from the coding sequence ATGCTCACTTTCATCGGCCTGGGGCTGTGGGACGAGCGCTCCGTCACCGTCGAGGGGCGGGAGGCGCTCCGAACCGCCGACCGCGTGTTTGCAGAGTTCTACACCAGCCGGCTCGCGGGTACCACCGTTGAGGATCTCGAAGCCCACCACGGGATCGGCGTCGAGGTCCGTGATCGCGCGGGCGTCGAACAGGACCCGACGCCGATCCTCGATGCGGCCGCCGAGGAGGACGTCGCCTTCTGTACCGCCGGAGACACGATGATCTCGACGACACACGTCGACCTCCGTGTCCGCGCGGCAGAACGCGGCATCGACACCCGGGTGATCCACGGGATCACCGCTCAGTCGGCCGCCTCGTCGCTGACGGGGCTGCAGAACTACCGCTTCGGCAAGGCCGTAACCCTGCCGTTCGAGTACGCTCACGGCGCCGACGGAACCCCCAAGAGCGTGATCGACGGGATCGAGGCGAACCGCGAGCGCGGGCTTCACACGCTGGTGTATCTGGACATCAAGGTCGCCGGCTCCTCCCCTGCCGGGCCCGCGGAGGGCGAGCCAGACGAGTACATGACCGCGGACCACGCCGCCGCCGCGCTGGCCCGCGACTGGGACGAGGACGTCGTCGGGGTGGCAGTCGCGCGAGCCGGGAGCCCCGAGCCGGTCGTCGCCGCCGACACGCTCGCGGCGCTGGGCGAGCGCGACTTCGGTGACCCGCTACACATGCTCGTGATCCCGGGGGAGTTGCACCACCTGGAGGCGGAGGCACTCGCGGAGTTGGCCGGGTGTCCGCGGGACGTGTTGCCCGGGTCGGAGTGA
- the glmU gene encoding bifunctional sugar-1-phosphate nucleotidylyltransferase/acetyltransferase has protein sequence MQTIILAAGQGTRMRPLTDRRPKPMLPVAGKPLVAHTAEAAVAAGASELVIVVGYEADDVRTYFREEFAGVPVSFAEQPEQRGTADAVRAGASYLDDGPFAVLNGDALYDHDSLVTLYESAPAVGSFRVDNPSAYGVLHTDETPDGTRVTGVTEKPADPPSNLINTGAYVFPAEAHDWLDVGESERGELELTDVLERACEETTVSAVPFDRWLDVGRPWELLEANEWKLDELERRIDGDVHEDADLRGAVVVEAGVEIDSGVVIEGPALIRSGASVGPNAYVRGRTLISSDATVGHSVEVKNSVLMEGATVGHLSYVGDSILGRDVNFGAGTTVANLRHDDEDVRTLVKGEVVSTGRRKYGVVCGDGVKTGIQTSLNAGVKLGSDARTSPNEPVLRDRTDE, from the coding sequence ATGCAAACCATCATTCTCGCTGCCGGACAGGGAACCAGAATGCGTCCCCTGACGGACCGCAGACCCAAGCCGATGCTGCCAGTCGCGGGTAAGCCCTTGGTTGCACACACGGCGGAAGCCGCTGTCGCGGCCGGCGCCAGCGAACTGGTGATCGTCGTCGGCTACGAGGCGGACGATGTCCGCACGTACTTCCGAGAAGAATTCGCAGGTGTCCCCGTCTCGTTTGCCGAGCAGCCCGAGCAACGCGGCACGGCCGACGCCGTTCGGGCGGGCGCATCATATCTCGACGACGGCCCATTCGCTGTCCTCAACGGTGATGCGCTGTACGACCACGACTCGTTAGTGACACTGTACGAGTCGGCACCAGCGGTCGGGTCGTTTCGTGTCGACAATCCCAGCGCCTACGGTGTCCTCCATACGGACGAGACTCCCGATGGTACTCGTGTGACTGGTGTGACCGAGAAGCCCGCAGACCCGCCTTCCAATCTGATCAACACCGGTGCGTACGTCTTCCCCGCTGAGGCACACGACTGGCTCGATGTCGGCGAAAGCGAACGTGGTGAGCTCGAATTGACGGATGTCCTCGAACGCGCCTGCGAGGAGACGACCGTTTCGGCGGTCCCGTTCGACCGCTGGCTCGACGTTGGTCGCCCGTGGGAACTGCTCGAGGCGAACGAGTGGAAGCTCGACGAACTGGAGCGTCGGATCGACGGCGACGTGCACGAGGACGCCGACCTCCGCGGCGCGGTCGTCGTCGAGGCTGGTGTGGAGATCGATTCGGGCGTCGTGATCGAGGGTCCTGCGCTGATCCGGTCGGGTGCGAGTGTGGGACCGAACGCGTACGTGCGCGGGCGAACACTAATCAGTTCTGACGCGACGGTCGGTCACAGCGTCGAGGTGAAAAACAGCGTGCTGATGGAGGGTGCCACCGTGGGTCACCTCTCATATGTCGGTGACAGTATACTCGGTCGCGACGTGAACTTCGGTGCGGGGACAACTGTCGCGAACCTGCGTCACGACGACGAGGACGTTCGGACGCTCGTCAAGGGTGAGGTCGTCTCGACCGGACGCCGGAAGTATGGTGTTGTCTGTGGGGACGGTGTGAAGACCGGTATCCAGACGAGTTTGAACGCAGGTGTGAAACTGGGATCGGATGCGCGAACCAGTCCTAACGAACCGGTCTTGCGGGATCGGACGGATGAGTAA